Sequence from the Argentina anserina chromosome 7, drPotAnse1.1, whole genome shotgun sequence genome:
TGATGAGAAAAGTTCCAAGTATGTTTGGGATCTTTTTTGGGAAGTGTTCTGGAATGGTCCAAGACCATTGTGGTCCAAACATGTCGGGGTCACGTGTCAGCATTTTATTGGGTCTAGCAGATCCAACTAACGGATGAAATGGTTAGTCActgtttaattttttgtttgtttgaatcTGTAATTTTCGATTGAAGTCGACCGCAAAAGTTTCATTCTTCATGCCCAACAATCCGGCGAAGATCTTCGAGGTATGAATGGAAACTTGACTTGAGCTgctttttgtgatttttcgctGGTTGGATGTTTTGCAGTTCATCTCTTTATGGTGCGGATGTGTTCATTCTGAAAATTGGGTTGTCCATTAATGGACCTGGAAATCTAGTATCTCAGTTTGatgatttgaatttttaatGTCATGAATGGTCTGCATATTGCTTCACAAGTGAATGATGAACTTGATCCATTTTCCTACTTTAGGGAATTGTAATGCCATGGTCTCTGAATTTCGAATCAATCTACCTAATTTTAGGATCAGTCATAAACACCAACCTTCTGAAAAATTATGGGATAACTTCACCATCCATGCAAGACCTGTATATGACTCGAGTACCATGCACTATGTCACAACAATCCTTTCCTTCCATCTCCAATGGTCTTTACGGCGATGAATATACTTTAATTTCGGTGGTGGAATCTACACTCGGCTACCACTTGACGAACATGGCCGCAAACCATGCGGAGCTGCTCTTGCATAAGTCGTAACAGTCTTCATCTTCCTTCAAGATTGGAGATAATTTTCTCCTATCCAGCTAGTAATCTGGGCAAACAAACGCAGCCAATAACTGCAAGTCTCAAATCGCGAAGCCTCCAGAGGACAAGGAGAAGCCTAGAATATGGATCATCATCGCCACGCCCAGGTAGAATGGAGCCACGTGCAACCCCACCTCTCATTTTTACTGTGAAAAGAATTCTTACCAGTGTAACTGTATTGCTACAGTGATAAACGGCGAAAAACGTTGGACTATGATGGTACTGGACCAGAGCAGAAAGCTCCATTTTTTGGGGGTTATCATGTATCTAATTTGATCTTCTactcattcaaaatttcgggTCATGACAGATGTCTATTGTTTGGGTAATATAGGCATATTTGAGGGACTGTATAAGTTTATTAGGGCCAGCAGGGGTCTATTGGAGGACAATAGGGGCGATTCCATTCCGCCAATAACAGCTATTGGTCCTCAGTCAATGACCAACATTGAAAAGTCGACAATTAACTGTCGCTAGTCGTAAGAATCCGGTCATTTTTCGCCGCAACCTGACTTATCAACAGTTAAAGGTCAAGAGTAAACTGCTCAAGAAATTGAGCCACAAACCCTCTAAAAATGGGTCAAGGTATAATCGTATTTTTCCTCCTTTTTGAGCTGATGTGAATTTTTCTAAATCCTATTTTCCTAGTGTGAAGTGGGAATAAAAGAAGTTTTTTAAATGTGGGCCAGTGGGCAAGAACCCATTTGTAAAATGGTATCTACCCGAATATGATTCAAACATCATTCATAGATTAAAGCCACGAGGTTGCAGTTGTGGTTGGGGAAGATGGAATCGGCAGTAGTTGGCCCTAGTGCAATCGTTCTTGAACTTCTCAATGAGAAGAACTATGAACGTTGGTGTGTTTGGGTCAAGACGTACTTTCTGGCCAATGACCTCTGGGACATTGTTGAAAGTAGCAATGCTGAGCTCCTCCCCGAACCAGGTGATGAAGACGACCCCTGATTTTAAAGCGTGGAGGAAGAAGAACGCCCAAGCTCTGCACGCTATTCAGATTTCGTGCGGACTAGATGCTTTTTCCCACATCAGTGATGTCACCAGCACCAGAGTTTCTTAGGAGAAGTTGAATTCAAAGATGCGGAAAAGTTCTTCTGCATCGTAGAAGTTCTTGTACAATCAAGGCCAGCCTTGGGGTAAGGCGAAGAAGGCATGTGTTTCCGGCCTCCAAAAATAAGGGTCTCCAATTTCGAAAGGACAGATATCGGCTCAAATCACACATGCTATGACCGGGttttgtagagctcgtcgaggGCAAGAGAATGGCAATGGTGGCAATCTCTGACGTGgccggattgcggcggcgcgACCGGTTAAATGTCGCAGTTTCTGGGTTTCTTTGTTTCAAACAGAGAGAACAGAGAGAGGGACGcgtgagggagggagagagaagaagaaagacaatagagaaggaaaagaaaaagaaaaaggagagaGATGTTTGTGTGTGGGAGAGCCCACTCTAGGCTCTCATTTTACTTTAAATTCAAGAGTTCAgatttaaaaatgtaaaaagtgtAATATCTGAAAATGGGACTTAAGCGATCGTAAACTTCGTAAATACATAAAAAAATAACCGAGCGTCGGAAAAATATTCTGCGAATACTCTCATGCTTGCAACAGCACGTAGTTTaacataaaaatgataaacaaaaaatttgaCATCTTGAAAAAATGTCGGTTAATGTGATAACAATgccgaaaagaaaaaaaaatttgtagaGGCTCACACTCTACCctcttaaaggaatttcgttcTCGAAATTAACTGAGTGTTAAAAGAGGTGCGGATATGCCTCCCGCATAAGTGGCCTCATTACGGCTATGTCGTCTCCACTGCACATTCACCACGGGCACCTCGCGATTCTATAGTTTTAAATCTGGagcaaaaattaaacaaataagAGGATTGCAGCTTAGAGGcctccaattttttttcgtCTTGAGGTATTTTTGACATAGGGCCGGCCCTGTGTATGATCTAGGtgaacaaacaaaacaacactCTTTTACTTAACAGATCTCAACAAACATTACTTCTTTAGTCCACTCTCAGTTGATtctgaaaaaaacaaaaaaaaaactaatgacTTTCTGGACATTTGTGTCTTAATTTGTATTATGAAATTCAGGAGGTAGAAACTATTGTGCCACCCCAATATCTGGAAAGTACAAATCAGACAGATTACAAGAGACCACGGGATCTATTTTCCATGCACCACAAGAAGTTGGTGGAGGAGGGAGAAAAGTGGATGAAAGACACTGCAGGTTCTTGTTCTGTCGTGGGAGCACTTATTGTAACAATAATTTTTGCTGCTGCCTTCACAGTTCCTGGAGGAAATAATGGTGGTACAGGCTTTCCCATATTTGTTGAAGACAAGTTATTTGGTCTGTTTATACTTTCAGATGCTGTATCACTCTTTTCTTCCACAACTTCCTCATTAATGTTTCTGGAAATTTTGACATCACGGTATAatctgtcacgaccccgaaatttaagtatgaaactcgaatTTGAATCTATGACAAACTCTAAaaaaatctcaataaatcgaaatcattttaatgtcacagcggattattactgagttcatagtacgacTCAGTTAAAATTGATTACTACaaacaatttataattcaagcattatatcaaatggaaatgtaaaatcatcTCAATCCTTACTACAAGATAAAATGAAACAACTTCAAAGTCTTCATAGTTGTCCGTCGATTCCGCTAATTCACACCTGCgaaactatcccctacaccatcgaataggtgcaccgggattgtaaacacaaatccggtaagttttgcagctcgtatgagtaaaacaacaatataacttgcatataaatgcataagaaaatacataaagcatcaatcataaatgcactcatgagtcattagacggcccatctgttgtccaataatatatgaaaatataagtgctcatgagaaatcggacAACACCTCtctttacccaaatacatgtATAATATGGGTAcccatgagcgctggtacacctctgttacccctcatgttagtacaccgctcgacattgggcaaccacttgctacccaatatccaaaatatgtgtactcataaGCGTCGGTACAcctttgttacccctcatgttagtaccccggcagacagactagagctctaactgtatcgtaactgtcgcccggccaaggctaggttccgacataccaacacgtccgaagacaggtccacagaccacaaaaacgttttaacataactcaagttaaaaccacgtacaaacaaccatcacatgttattgtacaaatccaagagacatgctcaaataaataaatatcaacgcAATAATGAACCCATTCACAAATggaaattatgacagtatataatataacaaaccatatatatgtacctattttaccaattatacacatacacaatccactatatcatatacatatcatagttctttctttttaattaagcgTAATTATGAATATCCGAAAGGGTAGATTcatcactgtgagatttttactcaccttataatcctaAGCGTAAATTCCACGATTTCGAACTCGAATCTTTTACTTGTTgcgtcgatcacctagaatagataagaagtaaATTTATAAgtgttacgtaaaaccttaaatgccgaaatagtaatttctggtttttacgaaattactgttcatcaatttctggtttttacaaaattattgttcatgtaattactattcacgtattactgtacaaatacatattcattacgtattcatgtacgagtacatactatttacatatttttgtacgagtacatacaatttacgtattcatgtacatcCAAGTACTATTTcatcgtaaatactgtctcagtaaataataattaccgatttaccattcagaaattactttacaattattgtacataaattacatttactgtatgtaatttactgtttatatttactgtatgtaaaataattttacattcacagtatgtaaaataattttacattcaccgtatgtaaaataattttacaaaaatttactGTTTCAAAATCACTGCACACGTGGCGGCGCATGGCTTGCCCACCGTCGCCCAACCCTTCTCCTTTCCTTCCCCTCTTCCCCTCCACGGCCCAAGGCCGCCTCCTACCCTCCTCACGgtccctcacgcgccgcctaaggcggctgTATCCTCACCACCCCCTCCTCATCCGATCCTCCCCCAAATTGATCCAATACAACCAAAATTTCACAAACAAGCATCTCAACAATCAATTCAATCACACCCTTACCTAATTCGTGCTCCTTGGATCCACCGGAGTGTCGCCAGATGTGCTAGAACCAGGCGGCGGTGGATTTGAGCATAGGACGAGGCGGTGACTTGGTTTCGAGCTCCGATCGCTTCACAGGTGGTGCCAGGGATGAGGAGAGGTGGAGACGTGCTAGCCTCGGGCACTAGCGTCGCCAGAGGTGCAGCTCGGATGGCGGAGGGAGTTGCGGGGCCTCGGGTTGTCGCGCGAGAGCTCATGGTGGTGAGGGGAGGCGTGTCGAGCTCGGGGTCGGTTGCGGGGGGCCTTGCGAGGCTTTTGGGCGAGGCGGTGAGGCTCACGGTGGTCTAATCGGTGAGATCGCTGGCGAAGTTCtctgagggagggagagatcggggagagagaagagagagaagagggaggcgggtgagaggggtttcagaaaatagaaaccctaatctcaaaAATTCTCTTTTTATACccacttccaaaatcggaaactaactgcCGTCGTTAATAATTGCCACGTACgatgtccgattagaacgcgtgacatgtccacgaactcgtatcgacgagctctacaactctCGTGAAGGAATTTTTcagaaacgagcgacggagtaaaagttgattctcgcgtcgcggaaacgtaacgtttttccaatttagtTTTCCGAATACggtttcattttcaatttcaacacGTCGCGAAGCGAAGCAAACGcggtttattaattttacaaaatttattaattccTACCAAACTCATAATTGATTCTGAAAAATCAGGTCATTACATAATCAGATATAATAGATGAGTTTATCATATGTTGTATTTCATTCACGTTCATATCATACATTTATAGGAATCATCTAATATGATCACTTAACACAAAAGTTAATTACTACAACTACATAAATACATAAGTCAAAAGTTGTTGAGCTAACAATATAAATGCATCAATATAAGTCAAAAGTTGAGCTAACAGGTATGCAGAAGATGACTTCCTCGTATCCTTGCCAAGAAAGATTTTAGAGCAAATTAGAGATAAGCCCGATAATAAAGACACCTTTTAAAATTAGATCTACACCTATAATCTTTTTTAATCTGCACCCAATGTGAACCATAGATTGACTATGTTGTCCTTTTAACATGAGTACACAAATCGTCCTTGATTATAGTTGCTTATTGtaattcaaattcattttcattCTCATAATTGATTTCTCTATTAAATTCAAGTGATTACTctatatatgtcaaaatatTCTCATTGAgtcatttgaatagtattcattttttttatataaaatccAATTATGGCTTCAAAATTTGAAGAGAATATGTTTGTCTAGGCAAGCATGCATACCATACTACTTACTTGTGCTTATGAAAAACATCtgagttttgaaagaaaaaatagggTATGTGATTAGATCAAGAAATTCGCAAATTGTTTTTAGTGATTTTGTTATCACTTCTAGACTCACATTTGGTGTTTGTGTACTTACGCTAAAAATGTCTACTTGTAAGGTATGTCTTTTGTTCtttgatttctttcttctactACATTCGTAGTTTTACCTACAAATATagctaatatatatgtaattgagGTTCAAGTGTAACCTAAATGCAAAGTGTTATCTTCTTCAATTATAGTTATAACATAGTAAGTAACCTAACAAAGAgatcaaaaaatatattattcatGTATCTTACAAAAACAATGTCTGATAATCAGGTACCTTAATGAATAGTCATTGTATAAAGACTTTCAAGCTAATGTACATAGTTAACtcacatcatatatatatacctaaaaaATATGTTGACGAGAAAAATAATCCTAATACATAGGTAAAGAAAAAGTAAAAGTCAAATCAACTTTTACTTGGGCAAATAATATGAAATCTTCCCTCTAAAATAGAAGGTTTAGATtatccaaaaataaaatttattaaaatatttcaatTAGGAAAACTACATCAATATGACCATAatgataaatttaataaaaattgcAAATAAAAATGGACCAATTGAAAGATGGGAAAGATCTACAATTAAGGTATTTAATTATCACGTTATTTTTGGTAATTGACTTATAGTTAACAGATTTAAATTGTGGcaatttatgtaatttttcttaaaaCAAAACCTAATAGTTTGGACTAAATGTCAAAATGTGGGAGTGGGTTTAGATTAGAATGGGGTTAGAAAATTGGGTGTATAATGAAATACCCCAAGATTTTAATAGGCCTTTCAGCACTGTTTCTCTCTATCGCAACCATGATGCTAGCATTTGGCGCTTCTCTTCTCATTATGCTTCAAGGAAAACCATGGACTGTGTTTCCAATGATTTCTCTTGCTATTATTCCAGTGAGCTTATTTGCTTGCATGAAATTTCCTCTGTTTGTTGAAATTTTCAACAATACATATCGCTCAAGAGTGTTCAACAAAAAAGTCAAACCCTGGTTATAGGTACTTTTGTGATGATGATGTGAGGTGATCAGATGAACATGTATCAGATAGTCTTTCAGTTCTGTtatgtatattatataaacCTTTTTATCTGTCATTCCCATGTAAGGTCTTGCTATTATATATCCGTCATAATAACATAGAGGAACAGCGCTTATACTAGCTATGTGTTTCTAATGATTCTTGGTATATATTCTTGATTGCTTTTGGCTTCACAACTTCAATTTGGAGGCCATGTTGAACAAACAATGTTTTAGGCTCGATTCCTCAGATCTAAGTTATGCCTTGAGCTTGACATGAGGCATCTTGAAAGCCTATGATCTTGTCAGTCCCTCCCAAGGAGCGAATTGACTCTTGAATTCGTGACCTGCCTCTGTTATATTGCTGTTACGGTGCTAGTTCATCTGAATGCTTACTGCTGATCCTTGAACAAGGTCAAAGAACAGCAGATAGGCTTGGTCTAGGAAATCACTGTCCCAGAGGTTCCAGTTTAGCATCTTCATTTTAAGCATAACCAAGAGGGCTGTGACAATCCAAACAAGGATTAGTCTAGTCCCAGCAGGGTTTCATGAAAAACCATGGTGATGTTCAGTTCAAGAAAACCTACCTGGAATTGTGGATAGTACGTACACTTAGTTGGCAGTTAGCACCAGAAGTTCTTTGAAAACTCGAATTTTGATCAATTACTGTCTGGCATGTACAAGGCACAAAGCTCCCAAACAAAAGCcaacaatcaccaaaaacaATTTTCTTCTAAAATAATGTCTAGAATCGTATATGCTATCAAATACGGCTGCTGCTGCATgatatatttaatttaataTGTCCCTCAAATCGTCCAAGTTTAACCAAAATCATATAGTTCATAACGCCATCTTTCTCCATGAAATTTCACGCCCCTCCTAGAAATTGTCACCATCTTTCTCTCACCATCTTATCTTACAGCACAAGATTCACAAAACATCACCATCATACGTACCAAAAATTCCCTTGACCTGATCCATGATCAATTAAATCTATTGCAAGCAGCATTAGAACTTGCAGACTCGCCTTTGCATATTCTTGCATGCAATGCCAACCCCTTCAGTCCCAAGTTCTTCTTCCTATCCCCAGCTCTCCCACACTAATCAGCTACCTACTCCAGCTCGCTCTGTGTCTTCAACTCCCATCTCGAAAGCACCAACTTCGAAGCTCTCGTGGGGGCAGAAGATACAAAGACTCCTGGGAAGGAGGAGTACTAGCGAGTCGAACTTCACACAAGAGAGTCTGGAGCACCACAACCGCAGACAGGATAGTCTCGATCGTGAGCTTCAGAACAGGGTTCAGGAAATCAGTCTCCGTGAGGCCTTCACTGCCGAGCTTGAGAGAGACTTTCCAAAATACAGTCCATACTACATTCGTGGACTCACATATCCAAATCCGAAAGCTCTTGTACCTTCTAGTCCTGGACCAGCCGCAAGCCAACCATCTTCTGCTGCTACTCGGAGCTCTTTCTCAACTATCTTGATTAAACTGAAGGAGTGGAGCTCGTGCAGTTCCCGCTCTGTGAAAGACAAGCTTTACGACAAGAGGCTTAAGGCTCAAGCAAGCTACAGTACTCCAGTGAAATCTAGGCGTGCTACACCAGTAACACCAAATGAACTGTCCATTCATTCCGAAACATCGAATATGGTGGTAACCGATCGTGAAGACATCATCGGCACTGTTGAAAACAAAGAGAAGCCATTGAGGGAGAGAGTACTTGGAGCAGCAGCTGCGGCTGCTACACCAGAAAAGGCCGAAAAGGTGACAGATGTAAAAGAGTATATATGGGCAGACAAGTACCAGCCTCAGTGCCTGGAAGATTTCATATGCAACAGAGACAAAGCAACTCAGCTACAGGTTCTGGTATGCATCAAAAACCCTTTCCAATCAATTGAATAATTCATCTTTATCTGTAATATCCATGTTGCATATGATGATATAGTACcttcttttgttcttttggTCTGATTACATATGATATGGTAGATTACTTGATGATTGATGTATCACAGGCCAGAGGTGGAGGGTGTGGACATTTCATATTCGAAGGGCCTCCGGGAGTGGGCAAGAGAACTATGATCTGGGCTATGTTGAGAGAGGCTTTTGGACGTGACACTATACAAGTATGTTAAGAGTCTTTACATCGTACAGTTCTTTTGAAGATCAActgcatatatgatatattgtTCTTTGATAAATTAACAGCTTTTGTTGATATTAGTTCTTCTTTTCCCCTTAAAATGATCAGGCTAGGGAGGAATTCAAGGCATTCGACTTGAAGGTAATTCTCTTACTTTGGAATCATCTGATCCTTACTCACTGACCACTTTTTTCCTATTGCTAAATTACAACAAATGAAATCAGACTTTTCAACATATCATCCGCACAATTGTGGCTATAAAATTGCTCTCATCGAAATATGACGTCCtctcataaaaaaaacatatcatCTGTAGTTGTATGATGTATATATCAAACATATTTAACAAAACTTAATTGAAAATCATTATAAATATGAgaatagaaacaaagaaaaaaagcagaacaaattaaaaaatacTAATTATTATACATGATTTACAGCACAAGGAATTTACATCATTGTTCCCTAATCGGACTACGtccaaaacaaataaagataAGGAATGCAGTAGTAGGAATGTAGGATCGATgctaaaaatatataacatgTTAAGAACTGAAGAAGAACATTACCGGTTTCAAACCTTGATTTCAATTATGAGCAATGTAATCCATAGATTAGTTCAAGCCCAGTATACTATGCCTCAAAGCTAGAGAGAAAATACAAAAACGGATCAATAATCAAATGTGGCCGAGTCTTCTTATATGTGCATTATGACACTTCAttatctacatatatatatatatatatgtatatcagtccctatatatatatatatatatatatatatatcatatgtaGGCATTATATATAAAGACTGACTTTGTCTGGAATTATTTTCATGTATATAGGGTGAAGTGGTAGGCAGTATTGAAGTACATGTCAAGCAATCTCCTCAACATGTAGAAGTGAATCTCTCTGAACTGAAGGGTtatgagaagcatgtaattgTTGAACTCATGAAGGAAACACAGCCCAAGA
This genomic interval carries:
- the LOC126802974 gene encoding replication factor C subunit 3-like, with translation MPTPSVPSSSSYPQLSHTNQLPTPARSVSSTPISKAPTSKLSWGQKIQRLLGRRSTSESNFTQESLEHHNRRQDSLDRELQNRVQEISLREAFTAELERDFPKYSPYYIRGLTYPNPKALVPSSPGPAASQPSSAATRSSFSTILIKLKEWSSCSSRSVKDKLYDKRLKAQASYSTPVKSRRATPVTPNELSIHSETSNMVVTDREDIIGTVENKEKPLRERVLGAAAAAATPEKAEKVTDVKEYIWADKYQPQCLEDFICNRDKATQLQVLARGGGCGHFIFEGPPGVGKRTMIWAMLREAFGRDTIQAREEFKAFDLKGEVVGSIEVHVKQSPQHVEVNLSELKGYEKHVIVELMKETQPKMPNKSTLPCSLDNCRALILYEADKLSTDALLYIKWLLERYKGCNKVFFCCSDVAKLQAIKSICTVVELLPPSKNEIVEVLKFIAKQEGIDLPHQLAERFAESSKNSCRLAIRSFEATWKKGSYPFKEDQVILTGWEDEIADIGKKMIDEQSPKQLYIIRGKLQNLIVHGVSPEFIFKSLVAELKKYLDGNCQVRLEGMYGEFNRNDESMFESDKALTVSRHHEETGKRINDSSKKNIHKFMRIEEFIAKFMSTYKGYMSTKTYDTPT